A window of Cryptomeria japonica chromosome 3, Sugi_1.0, whole genome shotgun sequence contains these coding sequences:
- the LOC131874310 gene encoding proline-rich receptor-like protein kinase PERK2, which yields MSVGPPIQPPAPRQTQLPTPIGLAAPANLAPAGIGLPPPAGSRPPPAPPTASSAPPLLHTLAAALPPYWQLAPYCRSLCRRYLQHLPAPPAACSPSPLPLASLPAAPPNPGRYLAPTNFRSCRKLPPTRPSGLRPQRSLPVALSGPHGSLLALTDANLWLPSPLLAAASRPTPPSSPRRPSYSRPLLPIASPWPAPPRSPRRLDSSSAHAA from the exons ATGTCAGTCGGGCCCCCCATCCAGCCCCCAGCCCCTCGTCAGACTCAGCTTCCGACCCCCATTGGCCTTGCAGCTCCCGCTAACCTGGCCCCTGCTGGCATTGGCCTTCCGCCCCCTGCCGGCTCCCGACCTCCGCCGGCACCACCTACGGCCTCCTCTGCGCCGCCGCTGTTGCACACCCTGGCCGCTGCACTTCCTCCCTACTGGCAGCTTGCTCCCTACTGCCGCTCCCTCTGTCGTCGCTACCTGCAGCACCTCCCGGCCCCGCCGGCAGCTTGCTCCCCGTCGCCGCTCCCTCTGGCATCGCTGCCTGCAGCACCTCCCAACCCTGGCCGCTACT TGGCTCCGACCAACTTCAGGTCCTGCCGGAAACTGCCACCTACCAGACCCAGCGGCCTCCGGCCTCAGCGGTCCCTACCAGTAGCTCTTTCTGGCCCACACGGCTCCCTACTGGCCCTCACTGATGCCAACCTCTGGCTCCCCAGCCCGCTGCTTGCCGCTGCCTCTCGACCCACACCGCCCAGCTCTCCCCGGCGGCCCAGCTACTCCCGGCCTCTGCTGCCTATAGCGTCACCCTGGCCTGCACCGCCTAGATCTCCTCGGCGGCTCGACAGCTCCTCAGCCCATGCAGCCTAG